The following proteins are co-located in the Flectobacillus major DSM 103 genome:
- a CDS encoding MBL fold metallo-hydrolase: MKITFLGTGTSQGVPVIACNCEVCRSLDYRDKRLRVSIHIEVDGKSLVIDAGPDFRQQMLRERIHQLDAVVFTHEHKDHTAGLDDVRAYNFFQRKDMPVYGREQVLEQIKQEFAYAFAEIRYPGIPQINLNTITNKPFEIEGVKLTPIEVLHFKLPVFGYRIGDFTYITDVNHISDEELQKVRGSKVLVLGALRKEKHLSHFSLSEALEVIAKVAPQKAYITHISHQMGLHSEVEEELPANVRLAYDGLKIEL; this comes from the coding sequence ATGAAAATTACCTTTCTTGGCACTGGTACTTCGCAGGGTGTTCCTGTAATTGCCTGCAATTGTGAAGTGTGTCGCTCATTAGATTATCGTGATAAACGTTTGCGTGTTTCGATTCACATTGAAGTGGATGGAAAAAGCTTGGTGATTGATGCTGGCCCAGATTTTCGTCAACAGATGTTGCGTGAACGTATCCATCAGCTTGATGCTGTCGTTTTTACACATGAACACAAAGACCACACCGCAGGGTTGGACGATGTAAGGGCGTACAATTTTTTCCAAAGAAAGGATATGCCTGTTTATGGCCGTGAGCAGGTTTTGGAACAAATCAAACAAGAGTTTGCTTATGCCTTTGCCGAAATAAGATACCCCGGCATTCCACAAATTAATCTTAATACTATTACCAATAAACCCTTTGAAATAGAAGGAGTTAAGCTGACACCTATCGAAGTGTTGCATTTTAAGCTTCCTGTATTTGGCTACCGAATTGGCGATTTTACGTATATTACTGATGTAAACCATATTTCGGACGAAGAGCTACAGAAAGTGCGTGGCTCGAAGGTATTGGTACTTGGAGCTTTGCGAAAAGAAAAGCACTTGTCGCATTTTTCGCTTTCCGAGGCATTAGAAGTGATAGCAAAAGTAGCACCCCAAAAGGCTTATATTACGCATATTAGCCACCAAATGGGCCTGCATAGTGAGGTAGAAGAAGAGCTACCAGCCAATGTTCGTTTGGCGTATGATGGTCTTAAAATTGAGTTATAA
- a CDS encoding response regulator, translating to MKKVLIAEDSSVIQNLAKKILEFQNFEIHSVKNGQQVLDAMEKEDFDILLLDINMPVMDGMECARAVRSLKDEAKAKIPMIAITGNARNYTMDDFKAAGFDDMLAKPLNFDSLVAQVKALTE from the coding sequence ATGAAGAAAGTCCTCATCGCTGAAGATAGCTCAGTCATTCAAAACCTTGCTAAAAAGATTTTGGAATTCCAAAACTTTGAAATCCATTCTGTGAAAAATGGCCAACAGGTATTAGATGCAATGGAAAAAGAAGATTTCGATATTTTGTTGCTAGATATAAATATGCCTGTAATGGACGGTATGGAGTGTGCTAGAGCGGTGCGTTCGTTGAAAGACGAAGCCAAAGCGAAAATTCCAATGATTGCTATTACTGGAAATGCACGTAACTATACAATGGACGACTTCAAGGCTGCAGGTTTTGATGATATGTTGGCTAAACCATTGAACTTTGATTCACTGGTGGCTCAAGTAAAAGCTCTTACAGAGTAA
- a CDS encoding APC family permease — translation MQNPPENQGKLVRSIGLTSAVVLVISSVIGTGVFKKIAPMSYELQSPSLVLFAWLAAGLISLAGTLSNAEVASMLADSGGDFVYYRKIYNRFFAFLFGWTNFAVIRTASIASIAYVFAQSINSLIPIPNSSQELSDISIFGLHFFDNLGIKLIAIALIVFLTYFNNKGMKLGEKLSTTLVSLMVMAMLLIITLGLLSSSGSLEHLQQNSVRYNPESMSGSTLFKALALACLSAFWGYEGWNSVGYIGGEIKNPQRNLPLALTIGTLIIMALYLMMNFVYLYILPIDEFINIYEAKNGIGAVAVVKHFLGPWGGTLISCLILVTTFNCTSSTILLASRLFYAMAKDNMFFKKVDYIHPVYNTPSRALYIQAVWSSLLVLSGTFDQLTDMLIFAAFIFYGATTLGVFILRKKMPDTPRPYKVIAYPFVPAIFILFCIALLFNTLVERPHEALIGLGLMATGLPFYWYWNKNKS, via the coding sequence ATGCAAAACCCTCCTGAAAATCAAGGTAAACTTGTACGCTCCATTGGCTTAACTTCGGCCGTCGTTTTAGTGATTAGTTCTGTGATAGGCACAGGCGTTTTCAAAAAAATCGCCCCTATGTCGTACGAGCTACAATCGCCTAGTTTGGTACTCTTTGCATGGCTAGCCGCTGGCTTAATCAGCTTGGCGGGTACACTCAGCAACGCCGAAGTAGCCAGTATGCTGGCCGACTCTGGAGGTGATTTTGTGTATTACCGCAAAATCTATAACCGTTTTTTTGCATTCCTTTTTGGCTGGACCAACTTTGCGGTAATTCGTACGGCATCTATTGCCTCGATTGCTTATGTATTTGCACAGTCTATCAATAGCTTAATTCCTATTCCCAACTCTTCTCAAGAACTTTCGGACATCAGTATTTTTGGCTTACATTTTTTTGATAACCTTGGCATAAAGCTCATCGCTATTGCCCTGATTGTATTCCTGACCTATTTTAATAATAAGGGTATGAAATTGGGCGAAAAACTAAGTACCACTTTGGTTTCGTTGATGGTAATGGCCATGTTGTTAATCATTACATTGGGATTGCTTTCTAGCTCGGGTAGTTTGGAGCATCTTCAACAAAATAGTGTACGTTACAATCCAGAATCAATGTCAGGCTCAACGCTTTTCAAAGCATTGGCATTGGCTTGTTTGAGTGCTTTTTGGGGCTATGAAGGCTGGAATAGCGTGGGGTATATTGGTGGCGAAATCAAGAATCCTCAACGCAATTTGCCACTTGCACTGACAATTGGCACACTCATTATTATGGCTTTGTATCTGATGATGAACTTTGTTTATCTGTACATTTTGCCTATCGACGAGTTTATTAATATTTATGAAGCCAAAAATGGCATTGGAGCTGTTGCTGTAGTGAAGCATTTTCTGGGACCTTGGGGGGGTACTCTTATTTCGTGCCTCATTTTAGTGACTACTTTCAACTGTACCAGTAGTACTATTTTGTTGGCATCTCGTTTGTTTTATGCCATGGCCAAAGACAATATGTTCTTCAAAAAAGTAGATTATATTCATCCTGTGTACAATACTCCATCTAGGGCATTATACATTCAGGCGGTTTGGTCATCGTTATTGGTATTGTCGGGTACATTCGATCAGCTTACCGATATGTTGATTTTTGCAGCATTTATTTTCTATGGAGCTACCACTTTGGGGGTATTTATTTTACGTAAAAAAATGCCTGATACACCACGCCCGTACAAGGTTATTGCGTATCCGTTTGTTCCTGCCATCTTTATTTTGTTTTGTATAGCCTTGTTATTCAATACATTGGTAGAACGACCACACGAGGCTCTGATAGGTTTAGGCCTTATGGCAACAGGGTTACCTTTTTATTGGTACTGGAATAAAAACAAGAGTTAG
- a CDS encoding DUF5916 domain-containing protein, translated as MKKTLLILSFLIFHSTLFFAQKINESVQYHIKPTTSKIVIDGNLDDAAWSTTEVGNDFWMITPNDTSKTNAQTEFRMTYDDQFLYVAAICHEKIKNKTFVVESLKRDFSFGNNDNLWLILEPFNDLTNGFVFGANAAGAQFDGIISEGTNLNANWDNKWYSETKYLGDKWILEMAIPFKTLRYKAGETRWGLNFSRLDLKSNEKSSWARIPRQFFSITLAYTGVLVWDTPPPTPKNNISIIPYALGGINKNYSQNTDASWRKDIGVDAKVAVSSALNLDLTVNPDFSQVDVDQQVTNLDRFELFFPERRQFFLENSDLFNNFGFKNIRPFFSRRIGLGVPIRFGARLSGKINNNLRIGLMNMQTGAIDDENRPAQNFSTLVLQQKVFSRSNIGIMFLNKESINFDEKAGGIFTKYNRNIGLEYNLASPSNLWTGKALFLKSFSPLKTNTSDEYVQALNVAHNGKNWVLQWQHEYVGKSYNPEVGYVPRVGYFKIDPVATYLFYPKNSTSPIFAHGPTAESVNYWNMNSKLTDNTNILAYAFQMKNRSSLSVWTATDFVKLQFKFNPMNPYSKAHYVSDQSEHSWRSAGLDYLSTPKKLLTYSVSTRVGGYYGDGKRMAITGLIGYRFQPYVSLSVGADYNNIKDVTVIDATTEETTRQSTEFWLVRSKVDITFTNNLFWTTYFQYNEQQKNVNLNTRLQWRYKPASDLFLVYTDNYVPNSFGIKDRALVLKLTYWWNV; from the coding sequence GTGAAGAAAACTTTACTTATACTTTCTTTTTTGATTTTTCATTCAACCTTATTCTTTGCTCAAAAAATCAATGAATCGGTTCAATATCATATCAAACCCACCACTTCTAAAATCGTAATTGATGGAAATCTTGATGATGCCGCCTGGAGTACTACTGAAGTAGGCAATGACTTTTGGATGATTACCCCCAACGATACATCCAAAACAAATGCTCAAACCGAGTTTAGAATGACTTACGATGACCAATTTTTGTATGTGGCCGCTATTTGTCATGAAAAAATAAAAAACAAAACCTTTGTAGTAGAATCGTTAAAACGAGACTTTTCGTTTGGCAATAACGATAACCTTTGGCTTATATTAGAACCATTCAACGACCTTACCAATGGCTTTGTATTTGGGGCCAATGCCGCAGGGGCTCAGTTTGATGGGATTATTTCGGAAGGAACAAACCTCAATGCCAACTGGGATAATAAATGGTATTCTGAAACCAAATATTTGGGTGATAAGTGGATTTTGGAAATGGCTATTCCTTTCAAAACCCTACGCTACAAAGCTGGCGAAACTCGTTGGGGACTTAATTTTAGCCGATTAGATTTAAAATCAAATGAAAAATCAAGTTGGGCTCGTATTCCTCGACAGTTTTTTAGTATTACTTTGGCTTATACAGGTGTTTTGGTATGGGATACGCCACCTCCAACGCCCAAAAATAATATTTCGATAATTCCATACGCTTTGGGTGGTATCAACAAAAACTATAGCCAAAATACCGATGCTTCGTGGAGAAAAGATATTGGGGTAGATGCCAAAGTGGCGGTATCTTCGGCTCTTAATTTGGACTTAACCGTCAATCCCGACTTTTCGCAGGTAGATGTAGACCAGCAAGTAACCAATCTCGACAGATTTGAATTGTTTTTCCCTGAAAGAAGGCAGTTTTTTCTCGAAAATTCTGACCTATTCAACAACTTTGGTTTCAAAAATATTCGTCCTTTCTTTTCTCGACGCATTGGCTTGGGTGTTCCTATTCGTTTTGGGGCTCGTTTGAGCGGTAAAATCAATAACAACCTCCGAATTGGTTTGATGAATATGCAAACAGGAGCAATTGATGACGAAAATCGCCCTGCACAGAATTTTTCAACCTTGGTACTACAACAAAAAGTGTTTTCTCGTTCTAATATTGGGATTATGTTTCTCAACAAAGAGTCTATTAATTTTGACGAAAAAGCAGGAGGCATTTTTACCAAATACAACCGTAATATTGGTTTGGAATATAACCTAGCATCGCCTAGCAACCTGTGGACAGGCAAAGCCCTATTCCTGAAATCCTTTAGCCCACTCAAAACCAATACTAGCGACGAATACGTACAGGCTCTGAATGTGGCTCATAATGGCAAAAACTGGGTATTGCAGTGGCAACACGAATATGTAGGAAAAAGCTATAATCCAGAGGTTGGGTATGTGCCGCGTGTAGGATATTTTAAAATAGACCCTGTGGCTACGTATTTGTTTTATCCTAAAAACTCGACTAGTCCAATATTTGCCCATGGCCCTACCGCCGAATCGGTGAACTACTGGAATATGAATAGCAAATTAACCGATAATACCAATATTTTGGCTTATGCCTTTCAGATGAAAAACAGAAGCTCATTGTCGGTATGGACAGCCACCGATTTTGTGAAGCTTCAGTTTAAGTTCAACCCAATGAACCCTTATTCAAAAGCTCATTATGTAAGCGACCAAAGCGAGCATTCTTGGCGTTCGGCTGGCCTCGACTACCTTTCTACTCCCAAAAAGCTCTTGACCTATTCGGTATCTACACGTGTAGGAGGCTATTATGGCGATGGCAAACGTATGGCTATTACAGGTTTGATAGGTTATCGTTTTCAGCCGTATGTAAGCCTTTCGGTTGGGGCCGACTATAACAATATTAAAGATGTAACCGTTATTGATGCCACTACCGAAGAAACCACCCGACAATCAACAGAGTTTTGGTTGGTTCGTTCTAAAGTAGATATTACATTTACCAATAATTTGTTCTGGACTACGTATTTTCAGTACAACGAACAGCAAAAAAATGTAAACCTCAATACCCGTTTGCAGTGGCGTTATAAACCCGCTTCCGACTTGTTTTTGGTATATACCGACAACTACGTACCTAATAGTTTTGGTATAAAAGACCGTGCTTTGGTACTAAAACTTACTTATTGGTGGAATGTCTAA
- a CDS encoding ABC transporter ATP-binding protein, translating into MSYILEAQNVVKRYADHTALSGVSIQVPHGSIFGLLGPNGAGKTSLIRIINQITGPDEGQILLDGQPLQPKHVEDIGYLPEERGLYKKMKVGEQLLYLAQLKGMSKSEATEKLKQWFVKFDIKEWWGKNVEDLSKGMQQKTQFIATIVHDPKLIILDEPFSGFDPINANLLKDEILALKQKGSTIIFSTHRMESVEELCDNIALINKSKVVLHGEKKEVKNRFRDNSYTLDFTGNLTSLPASFQILSQTHLGDGLQRAHIRLENGVGINQLISEVIQQVELKGFNENIPSFNEIFIKVVGKDANAIL; encoded by the coding sequence ATGTCTTATATCTTAGAGGCACAAAACGTTGTAAAGCGTTATGCCGACCACACTGCACTTAGTGGCGTTAGTATTCAAGTGCCACATGGCTCTATCTTTGGCCTGCTTGGCCCCAACGGTGCGGGCAAAACATCTTTAATCCGTATTATCAACCAAATTACAGGACCCGACGAAGGTCAAATTTTGCTAGATGGCCAACCTCTACAACCCAAACATGTTGAAGATATTGGCTATTTGCCCGAAGAACGTGGCCTTTATAAAAAGATGAAAGTTGGCGAGCAATTGTTATATCTTGCCCAACTCAAAGGAATGTCGAAAAGCGAAGCTACCGAAAAGCTAAAACAATGGTTTGTCAAATTCGATATTAAAGAATGGTGGGGCAAAAACGTTGAGGACTTGTCGAAAGGGATGCAGCAAAAAACCCAGTTTATCGCTACTATTGTTCACGACCCCAAATTGATTATCTTGGACGAACCCTTTTCGGGCTTTGACCCTATTAATGCCAATTTGCTCAAAGACGAAATTTTGGCCTTAAAACAAAAAGGCTCAACTATTATATTTTCTACACACCGTATGGAGTCGGTAGAAGAACTTTGCGACAATATTGCCTTAATCAATAAGTCGAAAGTAGTATTGCATGGCGAAAAGAAAGAAGTTAAAAATCGTTTTAGAGACAACTCCTATACCCTCGACTTTACAGGTAACCTCACTAGCCTTCCTGCTTCTTTCCAGATTTTGAGCCAAACCCACTTAGGCGATGGTTTACAAAGGGCCCATATTCGCTTAGAAAACGGTGTAGGTATAAACCAACTTATTAGCGAGGTGATTCAGCAAGTAGAACTGAAAGGTTTCAACGAAAATATTCCTTCATTCAATGAAATATTTATTAAGGTTGTGGGCAAAGATGCCAATGCCATTCTTTAA
- a CDS encoding ABC transporter permease: MDKILLIIQREYTTRVKKKSFWIASILVPFLIAAVYTIPVYLFLNSDDSKNVVIIDESGLFKDKIKSEGDFTYIFKNKTFEEAKKDLIKSKDDVLVHIEKDIISNPKGVQIIGKKTVGIGTQHGIQSKIQSELRNIKLTQAGINLKVLEDNKINIDAQTFTLSEDGGEKSSNSGGAMILGGFFGMLLYISAFLYGSQVMNGVIEEKSNRIIEVMVSSVRPFQLMLGKIIGVGMVGLTQFLLWGVLTFGASSIATSIMSSKIEEKVQAKVKAGLSKEEIKKFETSVKEESPLSGITQTIENVSLGKMILCFLLYYIGGYLLYSSMFAAIGSAVESPTEAQQFMFPVTIPIILSFILAQFIIQKPDSSLAFWASIIPFTAPIDMMVRLPFGVSNWEIALSLALLVLGFVGTTWLAGKIYRVGILMYGKKPSWKEMSKWIFYKG; this comes from the coding sequence ATGGATAAGATTTTATTAATTATACAACGTGAATACACAACAAGGGTAAAAAAGAAGTCTTTCTGGATAGCCTCTATCCTTGTACCTTTTCTTATAGCGGCGGTATACACCATTCCTGTGTATTTATTCCTCAACTCAGACGACAGCAAAAATGTCGTTATTATTGACGAAAGTGGCCTATTCAAAGACAAAATCAAGTCTGAAGGCGATTTTACCTATATTTTCAAAAATAAAACTTTTGAAGAAGCTAAAAAAGACCTCATCAAAAGCAAAGATGATGTATTGGTACATATCGAAAAAGATATTATTTCTAATCCAAAAGGTGTACAAATTATTGGTAAAAAAACCGTTGGTATTGGCACACAACATGGTATTCAAAGCAAAATTCAGAGTGAGCTCCGCAACATAAAACTCACTCAGGCAGGTATCAACCTCAAGGTATTGGAAGACAACAAAATTAATATAGATGCTCAAACATTTACCCTCAGCGAAGACGGCGGTGAAAAAAGTAGCAATTCTGGCGGAGCCATGATTCTAGGTGGATTTTTCGGAATGTTACTTTATATTTCGGCTTTTTTGTATGGCTCGCAAGTAATGAATGGTGTTATTGAAGAAAAAAGCAACCGTATTATAGAGGTGATGGTTTCGTCGGTACGTCCATTTCAGTTGATGCTCGGCAAAATTATTGGTGTTGGTATGGTGGGGCTTACTCAATTTTTGCTTTGGGGAGTTTTAACCTTTGGAGCGTCTAGTATTGCTACATCTATTATGAGTAGCAAAATCGAAGAAAAAGTACAGGCCAAAGTAAAAGCAGGATTGAGCAAAGAGGAAATCAAGAAATTTGAAACAAGTGTCAAAGAAGAAAGCCCATTGAGTGGCATTACACAAACTATCGAGAACGTATCTTTAGGCAAAATGATTCTTTGCTTTTTGTTGTATTATATTGGCGGATACCTGCTTTATAGCTCGATGTTTGCTGCTATTGGCTCGGCTGTCGAAAGCCCAACAGAAGCACAGCAATTTATGTTTCCCGTCACAATTCCGATTATCTTATCGTTTATCTTGGCTCAGTTTATTATCCAAAAACCTGATAGTTCACTGGCATTTTGGGCCTCTATTATTCCATTTACTGCTCCTATCGACATGATGGTTCGTTTACCATTTGGGGTATCTAACTGGGAAATAGCCCTATCACTGGCATTATTGGTTTTGGGCTTTGTAGGAACAACGTGGTTGGCTGGCAAAATTTACCGTGTGGGTATTTTGATGTATGGCAAAAAACCAAGCTGGAAAGAAATGTCAAAATGGATATTCTATAAAGGATAA
- a CDS encoding DUF2911 domain-containing protein, with translation MKKLLLLSLFALVAFMGNAQHKDDKSKRPSPPAVASATVNGASIKIDYSQPAVKGRNVWAGDLAPYGKVWRTGANEATVFEVSKDVTVEGKALKAGKYALFSIPNEKEWVIIFNKKSNQWGAYDYKEADDALRVIVPAKAHDFTERFTISAANSGKVTLAWDKVAVDFTVK, from the coding sequence ATGAAAAAGTTACTCTTATTATCACTTTTTGCCTTAGTGGCTTTTATGGGCAATGCTCAACACAAAGACGACAAATCGAAAAGACCATCACCTCCGGCAGTTGCTTCGGCTACTGTAAATGGAGCAAGTATCAAAATTGATTATAGCCAACCAGCTGTAAAAGGCCGTAATGTTTGGGCTGGCGACCTTGCCCCTTATGGCAAAGTATGGCGTACCGGTGCAAACGAAGCTACTGTTTTTGAAGTATCCAAAGACGTAACAGTAGAAGGAAAAGCCTTGAAAGCTGGAAAATATGCCTTGTTTTCGATTCCTAATGAAAAAGAATGGGTGATTATTTTTAATAAAAAATCGAATCAGTGGGGTGCATACGACTACAAAGAAGCAGACGATGCTCTAAGAGTAATTGTTCCAGCAAAGGCTCATGATTTTACAGAAAGATTTACTATTTCGGCAGCTAATTCAGGCAAAGTTACTTTGGCCTGGGACAAAGTTGCGGTAGATTTTACCGTAAAATAA
- a CDS encoding RNA methyltransferase, with the protein MRKLSMEELNRLSAEEFKATEKLPYILILDDIRSMNNVGSVFRTADAFKVEKVYLCGITATPPHRDIQKTALGADETVAWEYASDVVELTKQLQAQGYIVAAIEQVEGSTSLLDFQPTQAQKYAFVFGNEVFGVNEQVVKQADLCLEIPQYGTKHSLNISVTAGIISWHYVAGIMK; encoded by the coding sequence ATGCGTAAATTATCAATGGAAGAGCTTAATCGCTTGTCGGCCGAAGAGTTTAAGGCAACTGAAAAGCTTCCTTATATTTTGATACTCGACGATATTCGTAGTATGAACAACGTAGGCTCGGTATTCAGAACAGCCGATGCCTTCAAGGTTGAAAAAGTATATTTATGTGGTATTACCGCAACGCCTCCTCATCGAGACATCCAAAAAACTGCCCTCGGTGCAGATGAAACGGTAGCTTGGGAATATGCGTCGGATGTCGTAGAACTTACCAAGCAATTACAAGCACAAGGATATATAGTAGCCGCAATTGAACAAGTAGAAGGTAGTACCTCATTGTTGGACTTCCAACCTACCCAAGCCCAAAAGTATGCTTTTGTTTTTGGAAACGAAGTTTTTGGCGTAAACGAACAGGTAGTAAAACAAGCCGATTTGTGCCTCGAAATACCCCAATATGGCACTAAGCATTCACTGAATATTTCGGTAACTGCTGGTATTATTAGTTGGCATTATGTAGCTGGTATTATGAAATAA
- a CDS encoding TlpA family protein disulfide reductase: MKYIFLLISLLFSTTINAQTFSAQVDPPTIGKVCPDFSVSIITPSGNEKNIQLSALRGKVVILEFWATYCAPCIPSLSHFERIKKQYGDAVEIIAISDENRDKVDTFLSKRNYPHILFGMDWGHRLNELFFHHFIPHTVVIDKKGVVKAFTSPEEIDADIVGKLVRNQRVDIVMKQEFQQQATATSTVSSGSVVKANPVQVSNPNELRIQLGQYEEGRSTEFIKESENEYKFINCTLLLIYQILYEQKASRLKVELDNMAKYTSEPANQYCLSVHVPEFLGKTVKDIAIVQLEQLFPLRAKIEPRSQTVLALERSDAAVTVSSTDSTGIIQKGLTIKDLVNFLESNPHLVNNLSVVNNTGLADSTLIDLDWFQNYSDSVSNKLKTLGLKAVEKTMNLDCLIFYEDKRNLKDTP, translated from the coding sequence ATGAAATATATATTTCTATTAATTTCTCTTTTATTCTCAACCACTATCAACGCTCAAACATTCTCTGCTCAAGTAGACCCACCTACTATTGGCAAGGTTTGTCCAGACTTTAGTGTGTCTATCATTACGCCTTCAGGAAACGAAAAAAATATTCAGCTTTCAGCTTTACGAGGCAAAGTTGTTATTCTTGAATTTTGGGCTACCTATTGTGCCCCATGTATTCCTTCATTGAGTCATTTTGAACGTATCAAAAAGCAGTATGGCGATGCCGTAGAAATTATTGCTATTTCCGACGAGAATCGCGATAAAGTGGATACCTTTCTGAGTAAACGGAATTATCCTCATATTTTATTTGGTATGGACTGGGGGCATCGCCTAAATGAATTATTTTTTCACCATTTTATACCTCATACCGTTGTTATCGATAAAAAAGGTGTTGTGAAAGCCTTTACTTCTCCTGAAGAAATTGATGCCGATATTGTAGGAAAGCTGGTGCGAAATCAACGAGTAGATATAGTAATGAAACAGGAGTTTCAACAACAAGCTACGGCCACCAGTACCGTGTCGTCGGGTAGTGTTGTCAAGGCTAACCCAGTACAGGTTAGTAACCCCAACGAGCTACGGATTCAGCTAGGACAGTACGAAGAAGGACGCAGTACAGAATTTATAAAAGAGTCGGAAAACGAGTATAAATTTATTAATTGTACGCTTTTATTGATATATCAAATCTTGTATGAACAGAAGGCTAGTAGGCTCAAAGTAGAGCTAGATAACATGGCTAAATATACTTCAGAGCCAGCCAATCAATATTGTTTGAGTGTACATGTACCAGAATTTTTGGGCAAAACGGTCAAGGATATTGCTATTGTACAATTAGAGCAGCTATTTCCGCTACGAGCCAAAATAGAACCCCGTAGCCAAACAGTGTTGGCACTGGAACGCTCAGACGCTGCAGTAACCGTATCCAGTACCGATAGTACAGGGATTATTCAGAAAGGGTTGACAATAAAAGATTTAGTGAATTTTTTGGAAAGTAACCCACATTTGGTAAACAACTTGTCGGTGGTGAATAATACAGGTTTGGCCGATAGCACATTAATAGATTTAGATTGGTTTCAGAATTATTCAGACAGTGTGTCAAACAAGCTCAAGACGCTTGGTTTGAAAGCAGTAGAAAAGACCATGAACCTAGATTGTCTGATATTTTATGAAGATAAACGTAATCTTAAGGATACGCCATAA
- a CDS encoding SelT/SelW/SelH family protein, whose product MQNITKPYVTIEYCPKCQWLMRSAWLAQELLTTFVDDLEEVRLKPSLVSGRFQIGVNDTVVFDRKREGHFPEAKEIKQIIRDIVCPERSLGHSDKK is encoded by the coding sequence ATGCAAAATATCACAAAACCTTATGTTACTATAGAATACTGTCCCAAATGCCAATGGCTAATGCGTTCGGCTTGGCTAGCACAGGAGTTGCTAACTACCTTTGTCGATGATTTGGAGGAGGTTCGCTTGAAACCTTCTTTGGTATCTGGGCGTTTTCAGATTGGTGTCAACGATACTGTAGTATTTGACCGTAAGCGAGAGGGGCATTTTCCCGAAGCCAAAGAAATAAAACAAATTATCAGAGACATCGTTTGTCCAGAAAGGAGTCTGGGGCATTCAGACAAAAAATAG
- a CDS encoding SdiA-regulated domain-containing protein: MKANNLLLLSLSLFFGCGNKSSKADTEANVSEVAVISYNLNKPSQKYILPKSLDEISGLSFYKDHQLACVNDEEGRVFVYDYQKEAVVDKIKFGKAGDYEGVEVVDNEVFVLKSNGMVHGFKIGEAFERDIDCTHPDVKEYEGLSYDPKKKYLLLAAKERVKSKDDIKMIYAYSLTSKTFFKYIGIPEAKVKGDNGNKDFKPSGIAIHPLNRDIYILASQGKKLLILADDGHKKALISLDPSLYRQPEGICFSPQGELFIASEGAGQAGYILRFATKGD; the protein is encoded by the coding sequence ATGAAAGCAAACAACCTATTATTATTAAGCCTATCCTTGTTTTTTGGCTGTGGCAACAAAAGTTCTAAAGCAGACACCGAAGCCAACGTTTCGGAAGTCGCTGTGATTTCCTACAACCTGAATAAGCCTAGCCAAAAGTATATTTTGCCTAAATCACTAGATGAAATATCAGGGCTTTCGTTTTATAAAGACCACCAATTGGCCTGTGTCAACGACGAAGAAGGACGTGTTTTTGTGTATGATTACCAAAAAGAAGCAGTAGTCGACAAAATAAAATTTGGTAAAGCAGGTGATTACGAAGGGGTAGAAGTAGTTGATAATGAGGTATTTGTTTTGAAAAGTAACGGTATGGTACATGGCTTTAAAATAGGAGAAGCTTTTGAGCGAGATATTGACTGTACGCATCCAGATGTAAAAGAATATGAAGGCCTAAGCTATGACCCCAAGAAAAAATACTTGCTTTTAGCAGCTAAAGAAAGAGTGAAGTCGAAAGATGATATAAAAATGATTTATGCTTACAGCCTGACAAGCAAAACCTTTTTTAAGTACATCGGTATTCCCGAAGCAAAAGTAAAAGGCGATAATGGCAACAAAGATTTTAAGCCATCGGGTATTGCTATTCATCCCCTCAATCGTGATATCTATATCTTGGCATCGCAAGGAAAAAAACTCTTGATTTTGGCCGACGATGGGCATAAAAAAGCATTAATCAGCCTCGACCCGTCGTTGTATCGCCAGCCCGAAGGGATTTGTTTTAGTCCCCAAGGCGAACTTTTTATTGCATCGGAAGGAGCAGGGCAGGCGGGATATATCTTGCGTTTTGCGACGAAAGGCGACTAG